From the genome of Vigna radiata var. radiata cultivar VC1973A unplaced genomic scaffold, Vradiata_ver6 scaffold_364, whole genome shotgun sequence, one region includes:
- the LOC106779545 gene encoding protein VTE6, chloroplastic, which produces MESVTWGNPLSFSIFNSHSRHLTQYKFMAFSTLQTFPVPSFSFTFSSSSSSSSSHLKPSSSFPKPTTLLHNSRPLRSFPRAMHVSSIQDAIGGAISLVQSSPATWHSALFSNAMIFLLGSPILVTGLSLSGIVAAFLLGTLTWRAFGPPGFFLVAVYFVIGTAATKVKMAQKVAQGVAEKRRGRRGPGSVIGSSAAGCICAFLTIFGVGGETFSRLWRLGFVASFCTKLSDTVSSEIGKAYGKTTYLVTTFKVVPRGTEGAVSVEGTLAGIVASVVLAFISFLVGEVGSHEAIICVLAAQIANLGESVIGAALQEKEGFKWLNNDAVNVINILMGSIIAVFMQQALQIWCS; this is translated from the exons ATGGAATCAGTAACATGGGGTAACCCtctctcattttccattttcaattccCATTCACGCCATCTCACACAATACAAATTTATGGCCTTTTCAACTCTCCAAACCTTCCCAGtaccttccttttcttttactttttcttcttcttcttcttcttcttcttcccaccTCAAACCCTCTTCTTCCTTTCCAAAACCCACTACTCTACTTCACAACTCTCGTCCTCTTCGCTCTTTCCCTCGCGCCATGCACGTCTCGTCCATCCAAGATGCCATTGGAGGGGCAATTTCCCTCGTCCAATCGTCTCCCGCCACATGGCACTCTGCGCTTTTCAGCAATGCcatgatatttcttttgggtTCTCCGATTTTGGTCACTGGGCTGTCTCTCTCCGGCATCGTTGCCGCTTTTCTGCTCGGAACGCTTACTTGGCGCGCGTTTGGCCCCCCTGGGTTCTTTCTTGTTGCTGTATACTTTGTTATT GGTACAGCTGCTACAAAGGTCAAAATGGCGCAGAAAGTGGCTCAGGGGGTTgctgagaaaagaagaggaagaaggggTCCCGGTAGTGTTATTGGATCTAGTGCTGCTGGTTGCATTTGCGCTTTCCTTACTATTTTTGGTGTTGGGGGAGAGACATTTTCTCGGCTTTGGAGGCTCGGTTTTGTTGCCAGTTTCTGTACCAAGTTGAGTGACACTGTCTCAAGTGAGATTGGGAAGGCATATGGAAAAACAAC GTACCTAGTTACGACATTTAAGGTAGTTCCAAGAGGCACAGAAGGGGCTGTTAGCGTTGAAGGAACCTTGGCAGGAATTGTAGCTTCCGTAGTTCTTGCTTTTATCAGTTTTCTCGTGGGTGAG GTTGGTTCACATGAAGCAATTATATGTGTACTAGCTGCTCAGATTGCTAATCTTGGCGAGAGTGTAATTGGTGCTGCACTTCAAGAGAAGGAAGGATTTAAATGG CTCAACAATGACGCAGTCAATGTCATCAATATATTAATGGGCAGCATCATAGCCGTCTTCATGCAGCAAGCACTCCAGATCTGGTGTTCTTAA